The following are encoded together in the Bradyrhizobium sp. CCGUVB1N3 genome:
- a CDS encoding ShlB/FhaC/HecB family hemolysin secretion/activation protein, with product MTARAQVTAPSQVTPQELRPPALTGEQTTILPGTSVTAPPAGDRNMTVLLREVLIDGGFAEVASGGMIAGLSGRRVSVTEIYAVVAELERIYNDAGYPLVRVAVPPQHLVDGSVLRLLVIDGFIEAINVDAVPARARSVVAARTAGLVGRRHLRRAELERALLVAGDLPGLALRSTLMRGDREGGTKLILDGEHRLVSASTGVDDRLPASVGTWQLRGTMAVNSALGLGDQVYGSVGLGANLEAAAQGRTPLAVYGGGAVIPVGVDGLTVNPEYTHSTTRTPQAQGVVGSLGTFERVAVRLRGPISLTRASSLYANVSLEHIDQQISAPDFDVMLSHDRYAVARAGADYATTLPWGAGLQAGMTFSGGLGGRGALDAAASGVPLSRLAASADFTKLSGSFHVIQPMPGSFRWDLIGAGQASFNKPMLRSEQLSLDGSDAISAFASGTLTADQGVTLRSELSRSFRFDTVNTTVSPYVFGAAGRGWLANVTAVERPAFNAGSVGGGVRGVVDAVGVLPGSSLGLEAARGFTDLPGARLGWRANAVASMAY from the coding sequence TTGACGGCCCGCGCGCAAGTCACTGCGCCAAGTCAGGTCACGCCACAGGAATTACGTCCGCCCGCTCTGACGGGTGAGCAGACGACGATTCTCCCGGGGACGTCGGTCACCGCGCCTCCGGCCGGCGATCGCAACATGACGGTGCTGCTGCGCGAGGTGCTGATCGATGGCGGATTCGCCGAGGTCGCCAGCGGAGGCATGATCGCGGGACTGAGCGGACGACGGGTCAGCGTGACGGAAATCTACGCCGTCGTGGCCGAGCTGGAGCGCATCTATAACGACGCCGGCTATCCGCTCGTGCGTGTTGCGGTGCCGCCGCAACACCTCGTCGATGGGAGCGTGTTGCGGCTCCTCGTGATCGACGGCTTCATCGAGGCGATCAATGTCGATGCTGTGCCGGCGCGCGCCCGATCCGTCGTTGCGGCGCGCACCGCCGGGCTGGTCGGCCGCAGGCATCTGCGGCGTGCCGAGCTCGAGCGGGCGCTGCTGGTCGCGGGCGATCTGCCGGGTCTCGCGCTCCGGAGCACGTTGATGCGCGGCGATCGCGAGGGAGGCACCAAGCTGATCCTCGATGGGGAGCATCGGCTCGTTTCGGCATCGACCGGCGTTGACGATCGGCTGCCGGCTTCAGTCGGCACGTGGCAGCTTCGCGGCACGATGGCCGTCAACAGCGCACTCGGGTTGGGGGATCAGGTCTACGGCTCGGTCGGCCTCGGCGCAAATCTAGAGGCCGCGGCGCAGGGGCGGACGCCGCTCGCGGTCTATGGCGGCGGCGCGGTCATTCCCGTCGGCGTCGACGGACTGACCGTGAATCCGGAATATACCCACTCGACGACGCGGACGCCTCAGGCGCAGGGTGTAGTCGGCTCGCTCGGCACATTCGAACGCGTTGCCGTCAGGCTGCGCGGGCCGATCAGCCTGACGCGAGCCTCGTCGCTCTATGCGAATGTGTCGCTCGAGCATATCGACCAGCAGATCAGCGCACCCGATTTCGACGTAATGCTGAGCCATGATCGCTACGCCGTCGCGCGCGCTGGCGCAGACTATGCGACGACCCTGCCATGGGGTGCGGGCCTGCAAGCCGGTATGACGTTTTCGGGCGGGCTTGGCGGCCGGGGCGCGCTCGACGCCGCGGCATCCGGGGTCCCGCTCTCGCGGCTCGCTGCGAGCGCAGATTTCACCAAGCTCTCGGGCAGCTTTCATGTCATCCAGCCGATGCCGGGAAGCTTCCGCTGGGATTTGATCGGCGCCGGGCAGGCGAGCTTCAACAAGCCGATGCTACGCTCGGAGCAGCTCTCGCTCGACGGTTCCGATGCGATCTCCGCGTTTGCGTCGGGCACCTTGACGGCGGATCAGGGTGTGACGCTGCGCAGTGAATTGTCGCGTTCGTTCCGGTTCGACACGGTCAACACGACGGTGTCGCCTTATGTCTTCGGTGCGGCCGGCCGCGGCTGGCTGGCTAACGTGACCGCCGTCGAGCGGCCCGCATTCAATGCCGGTTCGGTCGGCGGCGGCGTGCGCGGCGTCGTCGACGCCGTTGGCGTGTTGCCGGGATCCTCGCTCGGCCTGGAGGCCGCGCGCGGTTTCACGGATCTGCCCGGAGCAAGGCTGGGATGGCGCGCCAATGCCGTCGCTTCGATGGCCTATTGA